Within Bacillus sp. Marseille-Q1617, the genomic segment CCATCATTCCGCTCGTTCTCTATAAGTTTAATATTGATCCTGCCGTAGCTTCAGGTCCACTCATTACAACAATCAACGATATCTTTTCACTGCTCGTATATTTCGGCATTGCAAGCATGTTCATTTCAAAATTATCCTAAACTAAAACCGCCCCGGCAATGAGCAGCGGGGCGGTTATTCTATGATTATACTTTCTGTGGCTGTTGGTTAAGATGTCGTTCGATTATGTCCGCCAACTTAATAATATCTGTATATTTCTTGGTTTGCTGGGTTTCTATATAAGTTAACAAGAACGTTTCCGTGTCAAAGTGGTATATGACGGAAAGTACAGGTGTCTGGTCCTCCGAACTGAAAGTGTGAATAATCTCACTTTCTTTAAAATCAATTTGAGTTTTCAGCATTCGCAGAATTGTATCGAATGACATAAAACGTCTCCCTTCTATATTATAGAGGGATTGACTAAATACAGTCTCGTAGACCCAAAATAATTTAATCTTGATTAAGTATAAATTATATCATACAATTAAATATTTATATACCTATCAAGGAGGGCGTAATTGTGACACCTGAAACTTATTATTTTTTCAACTATAAAATGAAAATGAATCTTTTCCCGAATATGCTTGATAAAGTAATGCAGAAGGCTGCCGCTATGGGATTTTCAGAAGATGAAGGAAGTTCTTTTCGCTTAAAAAAATTCGGAGAAGCCTCCAAAACAACTAAATAATATGATGAATATTGTCGGAATATTTTTGAAATCTCGATTTAAATTAATGAGCATACCTATTCCAATCAATTGTTAAGAATACGGAAATTTTCTACTTACACCCACTATACCTATCAAGTTTACATAATTAAAGTGTGATTTGTACTGCCTTCATAAATTTGCCCTTCTAGTAAAGAAGAATGAACCTTTATCTCTTCATTCTATATTCTGCAAGTTGCGCATATAGTGAACTAGTAAATCTTATAAGTATAGGAGTTCATTCATGGCGTACAAATCCAGAAAAGATAGCACCCTACCCCTACTAGTATTTGTGACTATGAAATCTTTAGCAAGAATGATGGTTCTCGGAATTATCCTTCTTTATTTTTCCGTCTGGCTTATATCTGCGACGGCAATCAAGCTGAAGGTGGACACGCTGTTTTACTCGACAGTATCTGATATGGTACCGAAAGAGACCCTCTTGAAGCTTCTATCTGAAGAGATTACTTCACTCAGGGTAATGAATGAAGAGGAATTGGAGTCCGACTTTGACTGGCTTGAAAGTGTAACCAATGTCTCGTTGTTTGATCCCCGCAGTTTATTTGGAAGAGAGATACCGGGGATTGAAAATTACCATACCCAGATAGCCGTAGCGGGGAAAGGGACGGATATAACCAACCTGCCTGTAGAATCGCCCGCACCGACTGAGGAACAATTGAAGAATCAGGAGTTTGATCAGAAACAGATTGACCGGGCAAATGGCGACAGTGGAGAAACCGTTGAAGAAGTCGATAAGAAATCTGTCTTTATTTATCATTCCCACAGCTGGGAAGCATTTAGCCCGCTTATTAAAAATAATCAAACCGAAAATCCTGCCAGTACGAATGAAAAAGTAAACGTCATTGCGATCGGGTCAAAGCTTCAACAAGAACTTGCGAAAAGAGGGATAGGTGCCGTACAGGATAAGACAGATACTACGCAGGCACTGAAAGAGAAGAACTGGACCTATTATGAGTCATATAAATTATCAAGGGAGCAGGTTCAAGAAGCACTTGCCGGAAATAATGACCTCAATTACCTGATTGATATCCACCGTGACTCCCAGCCCAGGGAAATCACCACTAAAACAATTAATGGGAAGCAATATGCACGATTATTCTTTATCGTAGGTAAAGAAAACAAGAATTTCGAAAAAAATCTGGCCATCGCCAAAGAATTGAATGGCGCACTCGAAAAGAAATATCCCGGCATCAGCCGCGGGGTATTTGTTAAAACGAAAGCTGAAGGAAACGGTGTCTACAATCAGGACTTGACCGAGCGAGCCATGCTCCTGGAATTCGGTGGTGTAGAAAATAATTTAGTCGAGCTCTATAATTCAACGGAAGCATTTGCAGAAATCTTCGCAGAGTTTTACAAGGAAGATGTTGTAGAAGTTAATGGATAAGTGTGTCTGCGAAAAGCTGCTGTGATAAGGCAGCTTTTTTCGTTTTCTCCGTTTTTTGCATAAATTCTGCAAAAAACGCGGGAAACTATAACCTATGCGGGTTATGAATCCTTTTCAATCTTGAAACGAATTTTTGGAATGTTGTTTAGAGAAGGTGAAACCCGGATAAAGAATGATAGAATAAAAAACAAGGAGGAACTAATTAATGTCACACGAAAAGTATCAATCATTAGTACAAACATTACATGAGTGTATGGAGGCTTGCAATCATTGTTACGATGCATGCCTTGGTGAGGATGATGTTAAAATGATGGCGGATTGTATCCGTTTAGATCGTGAATGCTCAGACATGTGCGGATTTTTAGAACAGGCACTGGTAAGAGGCACGCCGTTTGCATCCGAGCTTGCTTCAGTATGTGCATCCATCTGTGAAGCTTGCGGAAACGAATGCAAAAAGCATGACCACGATCACTGTCAAAAATGCGCAGATGCCTGCTTTAAGTGTGCAGAAGCTTGCAGAAATATCGCATAAACAGGTCCGTCCTTCAGTACTTTAACGTGCCGAGGGACGGGCCTTTACATTTTTCCAATGGATGGAGGAAGCGCTGCTGTGAGGATGGCAATGACTTTTTGCCTCTTGATACTCCTTTTCGAGTTCTTGCAGGGTCAATTCAAACAGTTGTTTGCCGTTCTTCTTGAAAATGTTATAGGTGATCAGTTTGTTTATAAGCTCCTCCCGGCGTCTTTCTAAAGTATGTCGAATGATTTTTCCCATTATCTTGCACCCCTTTTATCATTTATTTCATGAGAAAAGTCTTTATTGTTTTTACATAACAAAAACCTTCTTCCGAAGATAAGAAGAAGGTTTAAATAGTTTTATTCTTCATCTTATCTTTTCAAGCTTTCGGCTTGATGGAATTAGCACAGTGTTCCGTGAAATCAGAATCTGTTGCTGAGGTGTCATCGGGCCAGTCCCTCTGCCTCTCTTGATAAGTTATTCATGATTAATAAGTTAGATATACTTTAATACATAGTATTCCGAGTTGTCAAGTATGAATAAATGCGAGATGAAGATTTTTCCACTTTAGTCTCTAAGCATCCAGTACACAGAATCTTCATTAAAAAGTCACAATAAATTCCCCATTTGTTTATGATTTCACAATAAAAAGTGATAGGCTAATGGTATAAACCTGCATATGGAGTGAATGACGATGAAAAAGGTTGTTGTAGTTGGCGGGGGCATCACAGGACTCATAACGATGTACCATCTCGATAAATTAAAAAGAGAAAATAATATTGATATCGAATTGATACTGGTCGAACGTGATCAAGAGCTTGGCGGAAAGATTAAAACCGTAAAGGAACATCCGTTCATCATGGAGACGGGGGCAGACTCGATTGTTGCAAGAAATGAGGGTGTGCTGGCTTTAATAGAAGAATTGCAGCTAGAGGATGAACTTGTGTATAACGAAACAGGGCTATCCTATATCTACATGAACGCGAAGCTGCATAAGATTCCCGAAGATACGATTTTCGGTATTCCGATGAGTATAGAATCGTTAATGGAAAGTACGTTGGTTTCAGAAGATGGCAAACGTGAAGCGTGTAAGGATTTGGAAACTCCCAACAAGATATTTACAAAAGAGAGTTCGGTAGGTGAATTTTTGGAAGCGTTCTTTGGGCGGGAACTTGTCGAGAACCAAATTGCACCTGTACTATCCGGTGTGTACTCAGGAAACCTTCATGATTTGACGATGTCTAGTACGCTTCCGTATTTGGTGGATTATAAAAATCAATATGGAAGTATCATCAAAGGGCTTGAAGCAAATAAAGAAAGATTTAAGAGTTCCTCCAAAGGGAAATTCATCTCTTTCCGAAACGGGTTATCTGCTCTGATAGACCGGCTTGAACAGGTGATAGAAGATGCTGATATTATTAAGGGTGAAGAACTTATTAACCTGAAGCAGTATGAAGATAAGTACGAGCTCACTTTTACTGACAGAAAGCAGGTTGAGGCCGATTATGTAGTTTTTTCAACACCACATGATGTTACACAAATGATTTTGAACGATCCTCTAATGGATCAACACTTCAGCCTATTGAAAAATTCATCTCTCACAAGCATTTATATAGGGTTTGATGTAAAGGATGATATTCTTCCTGAAAATGGAACAGGATTTATTACATCGCATGGCAGTGATGTTCTATGCGATGCTTGTACGTGGACAAGCCGAAAATGGAAGCATACAGCAGAGGAACATGAATTGTTGGTAAGATTATTCTACAAAAGTTCCAATCCTCATTACCGAGAATTAAAGGGCCTTAGTGAAGAGGATCTTACAAACGTAGCACTTAAGGATATATCAAAAAGTCTGGCCATTAACGAAAGACCGGTATCCGTTAAGGTCACCGAGTGGAAAGACCTTATGCCGAACTACCATTTGCAGCACAGCGAGGCAGTGAACTCACTTCAACATACACTTAGTGAGAACTATCCTAATGTGACACTTGCGGGCGCGTCTTATTTCGGAGTCGGAATCGGTGCTTGTATTCAAAATGGAAAGCATACGGCTGAAGCCATTATTGAAAAAATAATCAGATAAGTATTTTTGGGCTTGAATTCTTTAAAGGAATTTCAAGCTCTTTTTTTCGAAAAATTCATCGAAGCCTAGGTGGTCAGGGAAAAGAAGTTTTAGTCCAGCCATCATAGCATTTAAAATCACAAGGTACATATCAGCCGGAAAAAACATCCTCCTTTCTTTAGCATAATCTCAAATAAAAAGAGAAAGATAAGTTAAGGAGGGATTGCACATGAAGCATATTAAAGCATTTGCCATTAAATTTGTGGCAACCTTTGTACTTCTATATTTGATCCTTGCAGGTGTACAAGCCATTACCTTTGGAGATGTTTTTCTTATATCATTAGTGTTGGGATCAATTGCTTATTTACTTGGAGATCTGTTTTTGCTTCCAAGAACAAGTAATACAGTAGCCGCACTGGCTGATTTTGGACTTGCATTTATCTTGATTTACTTTATGACGGATGGAATGACGGATGGCGGTACTTATTTAATAAGATCTATTCTTGCTGCTCTAGCATTAATGGTGTTTGAACTGTTTTTCCATAGGTATGTAGTTCGTGATATCTTACCTAATCGGTCAAATAAAAGAAAAGCGCCGGCCAATCTTCAGTATCAGACTGAAGCTTCAGAACAAATTCATCCCGAATTCCCAACAAAACTCACGGATGAATTCCATATGAAAAACAGAGACAAGGAATAATACATGAAAACAAACCTGATAAGGAAATCATCGGGTTTGTTTTTTTATGATTGATTTAGAAAATGAGGTGGGAGTTGCTATGCTTCTGTAGAAAGTTCAAAAGCCAGTGTCGCTCTATAAAGCAACACTGGTTGTGACATTTACTGTCGCAGCAGCGGGAGCGTACAGCATCTGAATGATCCACCGGACTTAATGATTTCATCGAATTCCACTTCGATTACCTCATACCCCCGTTCGCGAAGTTTACCGTTGACTTCCTTATTTATTGGAAGGCTGATAACTTTCTTGTTTCCAATTGAAAGAACATTTACTCCCATGGTGAATTGTTCCTCTCGTGAGACATCGATCAAGTGAAATTCAGAAGCCAGTCGGTTAACGTCTTCTTCCAATAATCCTTCACGATGGATAAGTGCATCCTTGTCGGAAAGGATGTTAAAGATACAATCAAGATGAAGGATATCTTCATGAATCGGCAGGGAGATGACTTCGTAGTCTGGCAGGTATGACTGAATTCGTTCTACTGCACCTGGTGTCGTCCTATCACTCAGGCCGATGTACACGGTTCTTCCATGTACAAGCACATCACCGCCCTCAGTTTCATCTTCAATGAGATCTATGTATGGCAGGCCTCGGCTGGACAGCCATTTTTTCAGTTCACCTTCTTCACCTTGTCTGACTGGCATTTTCATATCCGAGATGAATAAAGTTTTGCCCACCGTGAACCCGATATCCCTTGTAAAGACTTGTTCAGGAAATGCTTCGTCCGGTGACAGCAAGTGGGTTTCAATTCCGTTTGATTTCAATATTTCAAGGAATGTTGCATGTTGTGAGACGGCTTTTTCTACATCTATATTCTCTTTATGGTAGCGTCGTTGAGTTTCATTAATCACATCAACAATTTTCATATAGTTCGGCGGACATAAAATGACTTCTTTTAAAGAAGCAAATTCATTATGGCAGCATACTTGATTCTGGTTCATTGGACGTCCTCCCAAGTGCAATATGTTAAAAGGGTTGCTTTTACATTATGATGCTCATATCTTTTAGTACCATTCATGGAAGGTTATTTAAGCAGTATGTTCTTTCTTCCATTTCTTATTCATCAAGAAGGCGACGAGGGCAATCAGAGCTACCAGCAATAATGAAATATAAAAACCGAATCGGATACTTTTCTCTATGATTGTCCCCGTTACAGCGGAAAACAGAAGAGCCAGCCCAAATATGCTAAGAATGATGCCCGAGCGTTTTTGTTTCAAAATTTTAAAAGCCGAGAGGATGATAAATGCCCAGTTATAAAGGAGCAGGATTCCAGCAGCTGTGGTTAAATATTCATATACTTTCCCGGGCAGGAGGAGAGCCGTGATCACTGAAGCAATCAGTCCTGTAGTAGCAAGACCCAATGAGGGAAGTGGAAGGTCCCTTGGCTTCTTCAGCTTCTTTTCAAAGATTTTCGGGGCATCGCCGTCTTTGGCAAGAGTGACAAGCAGGCTAGTCACGCCGAAGAGTGCAGCCGTAAGTGCTGAAAAGCCGGCAATGATGATAGCACCATTGAATACATGAGGGAAGAAAGGGAGATTGTGCATACTCAGTGCCGTCACAAAAGGACTTTCTTTATCATTAAAGGCTTCTAGAGAAACGAGTAATACAGCCATTGCCAAAGATGCCACATAGATCAACGTCAGGATGAGAAGCATGACATTCCCCGCTTTGGGAGCCTCCTTTTTATCCTTCAACTCCATCGCCATCAGGCCGATCACCTCGATACCCCCGTATGCATAAAATGCATAAATCAAGGATGCCCATAAACCTTTCAACCCTTCAGGGAAAAGGGAATTCTGATTGAATAAAAATTCTGGAATCTCTCCTTTGCCTTCAATTACACCAAAAAGGGCAAGCGCCGCAATCACAATGAACATAATGATGGCTGATGTCTTTATTACGGCAAATATGCCTTCAGCTTTGTCAAAACTTTTCGTTCCCAGGATCACAATCAACAGGGAGAGAACGGCATAACCGCTTGCAAATACCCATAGTTGAATACGTGGAAACCAAAATTGCGAAAGAATGGCCAATGCTGTCAGCTGGCTGCCCATGATCAATATATTTGAACACCAATAATTCCATCCGCAGCTGAAGCCTGCCCATTTGCCGAAAGCTTTAGCTGCGTAATAACAGAAAGACCCTTCCTGCGGGTCCTCGGCTGTCATTTTCGCAAGCAGATTATAGACAATGTACGTTCCAACCGCAGCAAGGACGAACGAGAATACGATGGAAGGACCGGTCTGTTTGATTCCGATGGAAGAACCCAGGAAATAGCCAGTTCCAATCGTACAGCCCACTCCGATCAGAGAGAGGTGCCACCAACTCATGCTTCCTTTCCCGCCAGAGCCAGACCCATTTGTATTCGTGCAGCCATTTGCCATGTCAGCCATCCTTTCTAAAACTATACTGTCGCTTCCTCTAATTTAGGTTTTGCTTCTGCTTTGATAAATATGAATACCATGCCCAAAACGACAAGAGCAAGTATCCCTGCAGCAATAAAGCTGCCATTGAGAAAATCCTTCATAAATATGGACATCAGGGGCGGTCCGGCCGCTACACCGATAAAACGGGAGGAACTGTAAAAGGATGAAATCGTCCCCCGTTCCTCTTTTTCGATATTCTCCGTAATCATCGCATCCAAGGTAGGCAGCAATGCCCCGATGGATAGACCAAGAAAGCTTGTCACGGTGAGAAGCATGAGTAATTGATCACTTGCAAACCCCACAAAGGAAACACTTCCAGCCATGGCCAACAGACTGACCATGATGATTTTTTTCATTAATTTCAATTCCCCTTTTATCTTCCGTCCGGTGATGAAGGAAGAAATACATAGGAAAAGGAGTGGAATGGCCAACACAAATCCTTTTTTCACACCGTAAAGGTTGTGTGTCTTTTCGAGAATGTCTGACAAGAAAAACAGGACGGCAAAAAGTACATACATGGCGAAGATACCTATGGTAAACACAGTGAAAATCCATTTTCCTTCATTTTTAAATATTTCTTTTGTCTTTTTGAGGAAAACGTTCAATTTAACCGGTTCCTCTTTTTCCTTCGGCGCCTTTATAAAGAATAGGACTAAGACGATTGATATTAAACTGAAAAAGGAAATCGAAAAGAATGGCAGATACCATAGAAACGCGGCAAATAGCGCTCCAAGAATGGGGCTCAGTACTTTTCCGAACGTGTTTGAGGTTTCAATGATCCCAAGACAGGAACTGGTTTTCTCGTCATCATCCTTGTAAAGATCCCCTACAAGGGGAAGAATAATCGGCGCTGCACCCGCTGCACCGACTCCTTGAAGGACTCGTCCGATAATGATCCACGTAAAGGGTTCATTGATTTTCCATGAGGCATATCCGGCAACCAGGCCACCGATAAGAGCAAGAATCAAGCTTGGTATGATCACAATCTTTCTCCCGAGGCGGTCAGACAAATATCCTGCAACCGGTATTAGAAATATGGAAGCAATTGAATAGGAAGTAATGATCATACTTGTTTGAAAAGAAGAAATGCCAACCTTACTTTCAAATATGGGCAGGACCGGTATCAGCATTGAATTTCCCAAAGTCATGACCAAGGGGATGGAAGCCATGCTGACGACACACCAATTACTGACTTTATTATCGCTTTTATATTGTTCCTTCATGATGTCTACACCTCGTAGTTGATTCTAAGGATTACTATTAAAGTATTCGGAAATAGAATGAAATTCATTCATTCTTCATATGGCTAATTAATTCCATGGATGAAAGCTCAGAATATTTATTCATGGTCTGAAGAAGGATAGGAATAATTACATGTTGGAGGAAATTCAATGAGAAAAATCTTTGTATTTGCAGCAGCAGTCTTGCTATTTTCAGGTCAACACGCCGTCTTTGCGACCGAAGCGTCCAGGTGGGAAGTGGATTTCAAGAGAATTTCAGAAGAAGGACAAACGATCATAATCAAAAACACTGGCTCAAAGGTGCATGCCGTGAAGGCAGAAGTAAAGGGGTATGAAGCAAATGGGACAGAAATTTCATTGGCACCTTATATAATGAGGAAGAACGTGAAATCTAATGAGGCATTATCATTTAAAAATGTGGACAATGTATCAGAATTAATTGTTACAATTACCTGGAGGGACAAGCTAATGAAGGTGAAAGCCAGAGGTTTAGCATCTGGTGAAAAGAAAACCTTTATTCTGGAAAAAAGAGGGAGTAAAATAAATATACAATAAAAATAAGCAGCTTCCTTTCGAATAAGGAAAGCTGCTTATTTATTTATATTTCAATTATCACAGGGAGGATCATAGGTTTTCTTTTAGTGTGTTTAAAGAGATACTGACCCACGGCCTTCTTAATGCTTTGCTTGATGATACTCCATTGCCGGCGCTCTTCTTGCGGGAGTTCGCTGAAAACTTTCTCAACCAGCGCGTTCAGCTCATGAATGAGTCTTTCAGAGTTTTTGACAAATACAAATCCACGGGTGATTGTGTCGGGCCCTGAAAGTATCCTGTGATCTGACTTATTGAGGGTAAGGATGATGACAATCATCCCATCTTCTGAAAGCTGTTTTCGGTCTCTCAGCACGATCGATCCTACATCGCCTACACTTACTCCATCAACATAGGTATCACCTGAAGGGACAGACCGAGTCTGTCTTGCGAGACCGTTCTCTATATCTACGACTTCACCGTTTTTAATAATAAATGTATTTCCTTCTTCAACCCCAATGCTTTCCGCAAGCATGCGATGGTGGTGGAGCATCCTGTTTTCCCCATGAATAGGGATGAAGTAAGTAGGATTGATTAAAGTCAGCATTAATTTTAAGTCTTCTTGGTAGCCATGTCCGGAAACATGCATGCCGGTAGTGCTGCCGGTACCGTATATAACATATGCACCCAACTGAAAGAGATTGTCGATGATTCTAGACACCGCTTTCTCATTTCCGGGAATCGGCGAAGCAGCGAGTATGACAGTATCACCAGGATGGATTGACACATCGCGATATTGTCCTGTTGAAAGTCTCCCCAGTGCAGCCATTTGTTCCCCTTGACTTCCAGTACAAAGAATGGCAACCTTGCCTGGATCGAGAGTATCAATCTCCCTGGGTTCAATCAGCATACCGTCAGGAATGTCCAAGTACCCTCGTTCCATCGCAACGCCAACGACATTCACCATACTCCGTCCCAGAAGAGCCAGTTTCCTGTTTGTCAGTATAGCGGCGTCCACAACCTGCTGAACACGATTAACATTAGAGGCAAAGGTAGAAACGAATATTTTCCCGTCGGACTTACTAAATGCTTCATTCAAATGCTCTCCGACCATCTTCTCGGATGGGGTCAATCCTGATCGTTCAGCATTCGTACTTTCAGATAACAGGACAAGTACCCCGTTACGGCCTATATCTGCAATCTTGTGCAAATCAGATCGTTGATGATTCATAGGCGTTAAATCGAATTTAAAGTCCCCGGTGTGGACAACATTGCCTTCGGGGGTATGAAATACGATCCCTAGACAATCAGGTATACTATGACTCACGCTGAAAAAAGAGACACCGATCGACCCCAATTGCAGATTAGAGCTTTCATCAATTGTCATCAAAGTAGTATCTCTCATCAATCGATGTTCTTCTAGTTTCAGTTCGATCATGCCCAGAGTAAATCTGGTGGCATAAACAGGTATGTTCATTTTCTTGAGGAGATAGGGAATCCCGCCGATATGATCTTCATGACCATGCGTCACAATGAGTCCCCTGATGTTGTCGCGGTTTTCCTCAAGATATGAGATATCAGGGATAATCAGATCGATTCCAAGCAGGCTCTCATCAGGAAATTTCCCACCGCAATCCACTATTATTAAATCCTCGTTGTATTGCAAGACATACATGTTTTTACCGATTTCATTTATACCGCCAAGGGCAAATATAGAAAGTAAGCTGCTCATTTTATTTCCTCCCGTTGAGATGGTGCGTATATTATTCCCTGCAACAACAGAGTTTATGAGAATTGGTAATAACAAGTTAAAGGAATATTCCCTGCTTAACGCTGCATCCTAAAATAAAAAGTGGAGGGACTAGAATGGAGTATGGGTCACAAGTAAAAGAACTTTGTGAAGCGGTCGAGCACGCACAAGCTGCCGTATATCATTCACAGGAACTGAATGATACGGGACAATTTCAACATGCACAGCAGCTGATTGCTTATGTGAATCAGTTATTGTTTGAATTAAAAGATGTACAAATTAACGAAAAAGACTCACTCAAGGTGAAACACGCCAGGGAAATGATTAGACACTTGCAGGAAACGCAGGCATCACTGCAGTAGGAAAGGATGCATTAGAAATGAAGAAAGTTACAAAATACCAATATTGTAAGGAATGCAAGCGGGATACCCTCCAGAAACTGACTGAAGACGCGCTGGAGATAGAAGCAACATGTACAATTTGCAATAAGTCCATAAATATAGCCAAAACTTTTTTCTAACTCAAGGAATTGCAATTCTGAGTTATTTTTCTGAAATTAGTGGTACAAGCAATTTGCCCCGAATAAGGATGAAGTATGTTCTTATTCGGGAGGCAAAACATGAATTCGATGATTACATATTTTTTATTAGGTATTTCATTGGCTGCACCCATTGGCCCGGTCAATGCTGCCCAACTGGATAACGGGATCAGGCACGGGTTTTTCTCTGCGATTGTATTTGGCATCGGAGCACTTATGGCGGATGTTATATATATGCTATTGGTTTATCTGGGTATCATCAAATTTTTAGATATGGAATTCATGAAGACATTTTTATGGTTTTTTGGCTGTTTTGTTCTTACGTACACAGGAATTGAAAATGTGATAAAGAAAGAAGAGTTCCACTTTATAAGTGAGCAAAGAAGCAGGCAGGTACTTTCAAAATCGTTGAGTGCTGGATTTCTGATTTCCATTTCCAATCCATTGACCATCCTCTTCTGGCTTGGAATCTATGGGAGCGTACTTGCTCAGACTGCCAGCAAATTCACTCATGATCAATTACTTCTCTACAGTAGTGCCATGATCGCTGGCATTCTTTTATGGGACTTAACAATGGCAAGCTTAGCAAGTATTGCTAAAAATATATTTCACACGGGCTTTTTAAAGGTGATTTCGGCAGCATCCTCTTTATCAATGATAGGATTTGGCATTTATTTCGGCATACAGGCTGTCAAAGCATTGTTATAAAGGGAAAACGCTTGGAAAGCATCTCAGTTTCCAAGCGTTTTCCTTTTATCTTAGAGGGTATGGTATTAAAGCAAACCTTTAGTGGAATGAATAAGATTCAATGGACTCATTTCATTTTTTCTTCTGATTATTTGTTTATAGGAGGTGAACGTCTTACTGTGTAGGACGATACATAATGGCACTGAATCTCTTTCTGCTCATATTATTAATAGCGCTTACAGCTTTTTTTGTAGCAACTGAATTTGCGATTGTAAAAGTGAGGACGTCAAAAATCGATCAGCTCATTACTGAAGGGAGAAAAGGCGCACTATCAGCCAAAAAGGTGATCTCGCACCTGGATGAGTACTTATCTGCATGTCAGCTGGGAATTACCGTTACTGCACTCGGCCTGGGGTGGCTAGGGGAACCCACAATAGAAGAACTGCTGCATCCTTTCTTTGAGTATTTTCAATTAAATGAATCACTGACGCATATTCTATCATTCGGAATAGCTTTTTCATTAGTCACATTCCTTCATGTCGTGATAGGTGAATTGGCACCAAAAACAGTTGCCATACAAAAAGCAGAAACAGTTACGCTGCTTTTCGCAGGTCCGATCATCCTGTTCTATAAAGTCATGTTCCCTTTTATATGGTTATTGAACGGGGCAGCCAGAATGTTTGTGGGCTTATTTGGAATCAAGCAGGCTTCTGAG encodes:
- a CDS encoding ribonuclease J, with the protein product MSSLLSIFALGGINEIGKNMYVLQYNEDLIIVDCGGKFPDESLLGIDLIIPDISYLEENRDNIRGLIVTHGHEDHIGGIPYLLKKMNIPVYATRFTLGMIELKLEEHRLMRDTTLMTIDESSNLQLGSIGVSFFSVSHSIPDCLGIVFHTPEGNVVHTGDFKFDLTPMNHQRSDLHKIADIGRNGVLVLLSESTNAERSGLTPSEKMVGEHLNEAFSKSDGKIFVSTFASNVNRVQQVVDAAILTNRKLALLGRSMVNVVGVAMERGYLDIPDGMLIEPREIDTLDPGKVAILCTGSQGEQMAALGRLSTGQYRDVSIHPGDTVILAASPIPGNEKAVSRIIDNLFQLGAYVIYGTGSTTGMHVSGHGYQEDLKLMLTLINPTYFIPIHGENRMLHHHRMLAESIGVEEGNTFIIKNGEVVDIENGLARQTRSVPSGDTYVDGVSVGDVGSIVLRDRKQLSEDGMIVIILTLNKSDHRILSGPDTITRGFVFVKNSERLIHELNALVEKVFSELPQEERRQWSIIKQSIKKAVGQYLFKHTKRKPMILPVIIEI
- a CDS encoding LysE family transporter, with product MNSMITYFLLGISLAAPIGPVNAAQLDNGIRHGFFSAIVFGIGALMADVIYMLLVYLGIIKFLDMEFMKTFLWFFGCFVLTYTGIENVIKKEEFHFISEQRSRQVLSKSLSAGFLISISNPLTILFWLGIYGSVLAQTASKFTHDQLLLYSSAMIAGILLWDLTMASLASIAKNIFHTGFLKVISAASSLSMIGFGIYFGIQAVKALL